TCACCTCAACTTTGCCAAAGACAGGAAACTTTGGCACAAATCCTCCTCCGGGTCTCACATACTTAAGGATATTGAGGGTTTCATGATTGACCTCTGAAAAATAAGTTGTGACttaaatgtttgaaacacaGTAGCTTATACCTAATACTTATTTGTGTCggtcatttaaaacaaatggcAGAGGAAGTATtaaaactcctgaaataagttcacaaacaaacagaatattAATGTAAAAGTTACTCAAATTAAAGTATGACTCATCTTTTGTGAAATCCACAATTAATCCACTTTATAAGTCAGTGTTTAAATTTGTCatagaaaaaaaattgaaagcTGTCATTCAGTCTTCACAGTTGTTTTGAATTTCATAAGATTTCAATTTTGAAATGCAAGTCAGAATcttagaaatgaaatgaatgtagTTGTCAATTAAAtaaagttgataaaaaaaagtgcaatgtCGACAATGACAGGTATAATTCTATGAACAGAAACGAGACTGCAGTGAGGGACGAGATGTTTCATCTGGCAAACAACCAGACAAAGAAAAGTATAATGTATCATAAAACGGTTCTTCACACAGTACTAGTGCATAATACACAATACACAGTTACAGGTACAGAGTACAGGAAGAAttcatcacattttaaagctgcagtgtaCCTACCAGGTGACTGAAGGCCGAATTGGTTGCAAGTGAATCCCAAGACAGTGAAGTTGAGTTGGCCAAACATTTCCATCAGTGCATTCAGTCGGTGGTACTGAAGGTAACAGGACACAATTATCAAACAACTCTCAATAAAACCGCTGCACTACTTATATGTTATGAGATAAATTGATCTGACTGTAATCAATCAGTGCTCTTGCAGATTATTACCTCCTCTATAGTTGACCCTCAGAAGGTGGCAACATTGATGATGAGCAGCACCTTCCCCTTGTAGCTACAGAGCGGAACCGGCCGTCCATCCAGGGTCTCAGCAGAGAAATCATAGATTGATTTATTCGCCATGCTTGTACTCTGGCTTGTATATGGGATTGTAGTCAGTCAAGAGTGAGTATTCACTCGGCTATCCTGTTGGCTCATCCCATTCACTGAATCATAACTCATGGGTCAGCAATTGTTCAGCATGACTGACTTCATTGTTCTCCTGGGCAGAGGTGAGCTGGCAGGATGGTCATTTGTTCGACGTATGTATCCCATGGAAACAGGCTGCTATTATGAGAACAGGTTGATGTCATTGGGaaactcaaaataaacacactgtTTACAGGTCTGCAGCTGCACCACAGAATTCGTCTCAATAGAAATGAGAATATCAGAATAGAAGACGCTTTATTTGTGCGATAGTCTAAAATCATTGTGTATAGGCCTACTTACACATATCAGTCTGTGAAATACTCTTTCCCCAAACAGGActgaaatctttatttattattacatgTTGAATAAAGCCTATTGTCATATCTTTTACTACTTTCTTTACTTTACAGTTCACACACTACtactttctaaaaaaataagagttttaaaaaaaaaaaacccaacttaaCAAGAATCTACGAAATGCTGCTTAATGTATCATTATTCCAGTATAAGAGGTCTTTACAAAAATTCAAACAGTTTTTCTATTATCATGTAATTAAGTAGGACATGTAAATTGCCTTTAACCTAATCACTGACGTAAACCCGGAAAAATGGCAGTGTTGCGTTCATCGCTACAAGAACACCCGTATGCACATGATAATATTGAAGTCATTTTAAACGTGTCATCATAAGACATCTTTGATTAcccaaaaaaaagtacaaccATGTGAAAGAATATGAATGTATAAAAAAGAAATGGCGATGTATAGTTATTTAGATAAACAAGTAGGCCTACAGTGGCGCAGATGTTGAcattttgcttaaaaaaaaaaaaaaaagggggaactGAATGCATTTTTTAGCAGTCTGCCTATACAATTTCCGTCAGATTAATAAttggcttttttaaaaattcattGGGAGCCATATATTTCTGTAATGACATATTTATACCCGTtagttcatgttttattatgaTATCAATATAGATTCTCCCGACTGTACCTGAAGGCAGCATTTAGGTTTGGGTTACACCTCAAGTGCTTGCAAGATGCTACAGGAGAATACGCTATGTTGGCATATATGTGAAAAACAACGCGTCGTTCAAAACCGTGTGTAACATCGATGACTCAGAATGGAAGAAGAAGCTACGATAGCAACGTAAGtgccttttaaaatgttgttttgtgtttgaaatgcaCTAGATAAGGTGGCTGTGGCATGCTAGCTACTCAGCTAACAGCCAAAGCTCGCCAGTAAAAACAGCCTGAGATGCtcttattgtttatttatggcAGCCCAACTTGTTTAATGAAACATATCGTAGCTTGAATATAGTGCTAATGTAATATAACTCGCAGCATACCTGGATTTGCAAGCGTTTCAACATTCAATTGATTGCATTCAGTATCAAAGTACAGCAAGCTTTGCATTCTTTCAGGTGTGATCTGTCATTCTTTCAGATGTGATCTGTTGGACTTGCCCTGGGAGGATGTACTTGTTCCACATATTTTGTGCTATCTGCCATTGCAACACCTCGTCAGCCTGCAGAGGGTGAGCAAGCAGTTTCACAGCCTCATCCAGTTGTATCTGGCAAACTGCAGGACTTTTGATCTGTCCCCGGTAAGTCCTTAAGACTCAGACTTTAAAAGCCTGTTATTGTACATTGTTAGGTTTTTGCTGAGGACAGAATAAGCTCTTTGGGaaagtgttttgtttgactGGTTGTGCCATTCACAGATTGGACCGTCCGTTCCCAAGGAAGCCTTTTGCGCCATGTTAAAGGACAATAAAGTCCTCCACAGCCTGTCCCTGCAGAACTGCTCCGACTGGGTGACAGACAAGGAGCTGCTGCCGGTGGTCGGCCAGAACCAGCACCTGCAGAGAGTGGACATGAGCGGGAGTGCTTGGCTCACCCGGCACTCCCTGGTGGCCGTGTCCTTAAGCTGCATGCACCTGCAGCACCTGGGCCTGGCACACTGCGAGTGGGTGGACAGCCTGTCCCTGCGCAGCCTGGCTGACCACTGCGGGGGGCTCGAGTCCATCGACCTCACCGCCTGCCGCCAGCTCAAGGACGACGCCATCTGCTATCTGGCCAAGAAGTGTCTGAAGTTGAGGTCTCTGTCGTTGGCGGTCAACGCAAACATCACTGACGAGTCGGTGGAGGAGGTGGCCAAAAACTGCAGGGGCCTGGAGCAGCTGGACCTGACGGGCTGCCTGCGGGTCAGGAACCAGTCCATCAGGTACATGATGTCTTATTTTTTAAGTGTAACCCAGCTAACTTTGTGCCTTCCATGCCCAAACTTTCACTTGTGCAACCATCCGTAAGACCCTCTTCACGCTGTGCTCACAGGACTCTTGCAGAGTACTGCCCCAAACTGCAGTCCCTGAAGGTGAACCACTGTCACAACGTGACCGAGTCGAGCCTGGATCCTCTGCGGAAGCGAAATGTAGTCATAGATGTTGAGCCGCCTTTACAGAGGGCTCTGGTGCTTCTTCAGGATGTGCTGGGGTTCGCTCCTTTTATCAATCTCCAGATATAACAAGAGGGCCGTCTATCTGTCCAACGAGCGCACACAGGTGGGAAAAATAAACGTGTGAGACTCTTGACATTTGTATGTCCAAAATTGCGTGTCATATATTCAACAACAATgaatttgttattgtttttttgtttttttgcagtccATAATGCCAGTGACAGGCCCGGCCCATCAATAGTAATCAAAGCTTTTCTCATCTTTTGTTTCAGGTGTCTTTATCAGAGCAGTCACCCTCAGCTGCACCACAAAGAGTTATGAgttgttcttaaaaaaatgtctcaagATAATCCAAGAAGATGGGAATGTCGTGCACTCAAAGTTTGtgtgtcaaaaataaaaaaaacgctCACTTGAATGTGCTGATATAGATGCATATTTAAGAACTGAAATCAAGTCTACTTGAAGAAAGCCATGAACTTTTAACAACTGCTGCCACGTGTCCAAAAGGTGAcactgcttttatttcttttcttttttttgtaaatcttaCGTGTTGTAATAATGTGTCTATGAAAAAGAGCAATGTGAAGTGATGTTTGTTATCAAACACAGTACATAATTCACTTTGTGTATatcatttcttaaaaaaaaaaacaaccacacaacaTATATCttatgtttcatttagaaacatcaaagtaatgtttgagtttaattaaacatttcattttgcaTGAATGTGATAGTTTAAAGAGTCATTCTCTCCGAAATATCTTCCACTTTTTTCTGCTGCGGTCACATTAAAGTAAAGGTAAACGAAGTCTTGTTAACAGTGCTTATTGTTTCAGATAAAACATCACAGCTCCTCAGGATTATTCACTGACCTCACAGTCATATTTCAATACAAACTGTTGACCAGCTCTTTTTATTACAGTGGACATTATATTTATTCTACCTGCATGGCAAGTTGCCGCCAGAGATTTTagggaaactgtttttttgtgacgCAGGTGAAATTACCCTTTAATCCATAATGATCATAAATACATTACATGTATAGCCCAATGTTTGCTTGAAATGACTGAATTCATAATGACCGTTTTCCGTTAAAgcctttacttttcttttgtcAAATGTACCTGTGTTAAAATGCACTTCCCAAGTAATACAGTGTATGAATTATGTAAGaaacataacattttaaaatacaaagatgGTTGTCACCTctcctctgtaaaaaaaaaaagaaagaagaaatgctAGAGCCGATCCCATTGGGCGAGAGATGGGGTACACCCTTGACTGGTTgacagtcaatcacagggctgcaTAAAAGTTGGTAAAAAAATTAAGTTTCCATTTGTGTCAAGATTTGTGTGGTATTAACATTGTTgattttatgcaaaaaaaaaaaaaaaatttgcacGAACTGGTAAGTTTATAGGTGGCAAGATAAGTGTTTTTGCATGCtgtactttatttcattttttaaaaagattttgggGGCCTTTTTGCCGTTATTTGACAGGATAGTGGAAaatagaggagagagagagagagagagagagtggggaatgacacttggtgaaaggggccacaggtcagacttgaacccagaCCCTCTGCTTGGAAGACTGtagcctccaaacatggggTGTGACCTAACCGCTCGGCCATCTACACCCCAAATTGCATGCATTATTTTAATACAATAGAACGTTTGTTCATCCTTAATGTACATGTGTCTATATCTAAATTCTGTTGCATACATTAAGGTTACTTGAATTGCAGCTGGATGTGACTTTGACCAGACCATTGTTGAAAATGATTGTTATAGTTagtgagaaatgttttttttccaagtatgAGAAACAAAATAATACACAAATTAAGGGGAAATGCAGACGTTTCCATTTGTTCCTGACATGTTTATTATGTTAAACTGTTCAATATATTGACTCAGGCTTACTTTCCCgacaagcttttaaaaacaaaagaaatacaattgaTGTGGCTCATCGTTCTCTTATTCCTAAACTGCAGAAAACATTCACCTCCtcagtgtgttgttttatgtcttAAATGGACACAAGGTGGCAGCAATGAGTCAAGATATTTATCTGTTTTGACTGCTGGTCAAGACGCCGCATGGCTTCATTACATGCAGAAACAAAGTGATAGTTTACAATACTTTATATAGATTATTATAGAGTTttaggtgtttaaaaaaaggccaCCAATACCTCCGTGGTGATCATATAGTCAGATTCTGGATCAAATATCTTTATGATCTTGTTAAAACATGATGGAGTTGGGGTGCAGCTGGCCTGGTGGTTGGTTctggaggctgtagtcccctgggcgggcggcccgggtttgggtccggcctgtggctcctttcctgtgtGTCGtgccctgctctctctctctctctccctctgtctgcttTCCTATCTGAACCCCCCAAAATGAACcttatcaaaacaaaacacgaCTGAGTATATGCACAGAATGAATGCTTCCCTCTGTTGCTGTAGCTATGTGTTCAAAATCCCCCTTAAAGTTCCCTCTGTTGGTTCCGTTCTGCAGACTATATTGAAACTTGTCTCTGTGACAACAGGTCTATTTTCCACTTGATGGCATGGTTTAGCCCATCTGCTGCGTGTTGTCCACACGATGAATGTGCACCAACAGAGAGTTGTGTTTGGAGGGCTTCGAGGATCGACCAGCGTCCTTCTGTTAGCTCTGCTGATCATCATATTGTAGCTCTGAGACTCAGAGGAGACATCACAGTGTCATTACTTATGAAGTAAATCTGGAAGTGAAATAATGGGATCACGCTGTGGATGAAAACATTTACCAAAGTGAGCAGAAATGTTCTCAAATTTCAAGAAAGAATTAAAGACGGAAAGGTTAATATTTTTTCCTTATAATAACAAAATATGCaacaaaatacttttctttccttctattttgagtgtatttaaaaaaaatacagtaaatgCCACTATTAAAAATGTAGCAATATTATGAGCAAAAACTTAAAATAGAGTGGTTCCTCAGAATAACAAATGACGCAAAAGAGGTCAAAGTAAATGTCCTGGCATCTTGGACAGAGATTTTCAACAAACAATCGATGCAATATTTACCAAAAGTGAGCTCCAGTTTTCAACATCGACCCAAATTGAGCATTTAAAGCATTTCACATAAGGATCAAATATGGTCTGGACAGCATTTTACCCCTTAATATGACAAATGGTGCACAAAAAGGTTGATGCTCTTTTGTCCTTACATCATAATGCTTGGACAAGGGTTTTTAGTCTGTAGTAGATGACATTATTTATAAGACCTTTCAAAgagttttctttcatttcaagAAAGATTAAAAGATTTGTTTGCTTATCACTTTCCTCCACAACAtacaaaaaggcaaaatgtATTATCTCCTTTGTCCAAGAGCAGAGATATACAATACGTAGCTGCTAATATTAACCCAAATCAATCAAGATTTCACATATTGGGAGCAAGAATTTCAGATGTTCTGTTTAGCGTTCCCCTCGTCCAAACAACACAAGATGTGAATCTGTTATGTGATCTTTTGTCCTATCATTCTTGGGAAAATGGGTTTTTAGTTTCTAATATttagattcaagatttttatttgtcacatgctcaaacAGATGTGCATGCAATACCAAATCTAGTAAATTGAGTAAGATTTGACTTGTGTTTTTAGCTTAATGAAAGTTGATCTGGTATGTCATTCTTCCTTGagattaatacatttattggcGGATAGCCCCTTCAGATGAAACATCTCGTTTTCAAGGGGAGAGGCAACATTATGTAAAAAGATGATACATTTTATGTCTTTAAACCAACACACACTGATAAGGCATTTGAATTTACAGTATGAATAGGATTGAAACTATGAACTATAATTCATGAATCCCTTCTTCTTTGTTGCTTCTCAGTAGTGAGCGGGTTAAAAAACGTTTGAGGCTACATTCATCATGTAGGACCTCAATTAGCATTGATCTGCAGGGGGGGAAAGAAACATCGCTGTGTGTTATTATATACCATGGAGCAATTTCTGTTCCAGTGATTGAGTGTATGGGGGGATTTCTGTAACATCGCCGGCCCGACATATTTTGTCTTCCTGTCAATAATCTAGCACTTGTCTAAATTATTGATCAATAGCAACTGATCATATTATACCAAGGCACAACAATGAAGGTGGTCCATTCCATTCAGTACGCCACGTTCAGCCCCCGGCAGTGTGTTATATACTGTACTTATTAAAAGTAAGAATAAATTTGAGTTTAATCTCTGGCTGCTTTCAAAGTCCTCTCTGACAGATGCGTAACTTATTGAGtctcattcatgtgtgtgttgtagctACTGGATCGCACAATCAGGATGCTGCCATCTCTCTTACTCTGCCCTTTTCCCCCCCACAGCAAGCATTCTCATTTGTCAAAGGAGAGAAAGCACAAGTGGAGCATATAACTTAAAGAACCTGACCGATATGGGACTTTTCAGGCAGATAACAGAACATGGGGGCTATTTGTTCCTTTACTGAGAGACAGGATAGTTGttacagtcagaaatcaggaagagagagagagtggggaattacatgagccacaggtcggattcaaacccccttgttggaggactgtagcctccatacatggggggcgcgcactaaccattACGCTTCTGGTGCCCCAACAgaactgatttttaaaatgaataattcaCAGAATTCGGATATATGATTTCAACTTTCATTGAACATGAAATCTCAACAGATATAACCCCAAAGATACTGCATCCCTTGAATAATATTTCTGTTGAGTTGTGTTAATTGTGctcgtaaaaaaacaacacatattcGCCTCTAAAAAAGAATTAACCACATGAAAGATTGTGCATCAAAGTGAAACAAGAGACTGGAATGTTGACACTTcagaagtaaaataaataaatcaaacaacgTGGTTTggaaaaaagtaagaaaaaccaggttatacttcttttttttttgttttttaggtaTTATTTCCATCTCAAGCAAGAAAGTAACAGATGCTTCTCAAGGAAATAATCAGAATATGGTTTAGGCCACTTCACAGCTTTGTAAAAGCCGCTCAGATAAAgtggagcgagagagagaattGCTGTAGCTGTTCAAATCAGCCCAAAACTGTGTCAGAgattttgttcattttcatatttttaattaacaGACTTCTAACTCCTGTCTTCCATCAGTGAACGAgtctttctttcatttattagatgtagtttatctcctccaACCATTCACATACAGCCTTATTGGATCCTGCGACTTAGGGATCCATCTTTTGGCCACCAGAGGAGCAGAACTAATGACAACATTAAAAGTGGCTTTGTGAGTGCGGCCGTCAAAATGTCGATCAACCAAGCAAGAAATAATGTTGGAGTTTGAAAATCAGCATGAATAAACATGTATGTTTGAATCTGAACAGTCAGCGGGCTCAATTTGAGCAGATTTCAGAAGTGTGGATGAACAAGACATCTCTCTGTTGCCTTTGAAACGACATTTGAAGTTTTCTTGGACTCATATCTTTTAGAACCATTAGCATCTTCTTAATTGCTGTGCTCTTAACCCCAGAATGAGCAGGAAGCACATGATCAGCTAGCTACGGCTTTGTAGTTATCACTAACTTTATTTATGTCCTCATAAAGACATTTTTCTTACTTATCTTGCAGGAATAGAGCATATTAGATGGTGTGATCGCTAAGAGATTTGTAAACTATGAAGTAAgggtgccctctgctggacataAAACATGATGACACAATTTTCAAACTCCCACTTAAGATGTGGATTTCTGCATTAAaagttctgtaaaaaaatatgtttacaaagaaaataatataaCTGTAAATTTCAGAAAACATAAATTCAAATATCAATATATCTGTGATAGGCCCATATTGGCACTATAATATCGGCATTAAGATAAATCAGTCAGGTTTTTAAGAACAACAGTATATATTCAACCTCACATGGAGCCATCAGGGAATTGATTTGTTATTTAAGTGTTATGACCATGTGGAGGTCCCCACAGTTAACTTGCTTTTAAGTAATAACTTTattcacaaacaaaccaaaaccaTTATTATGCCCTTCCACTCAGGTGAAGCCAGTCAATAATCACAGGCAGGTGGGCGGGGTCTCTCAAGTCTCAGCAAGAAAGCCATAACCGACCACCAGAGGAAGCCAAAGCTCTGAAACAGAACAACAATACcaggcaaaacaaacacagcagggcCAGGGTTATTAAACTAACTtttatctgtttgtctttgttatatATGAATAGACCGTTTCTCTCAGGTTccctttgttgctttctttatttttgaggATTTTGTGAACTCatgtatattgttttttttttttttttttttttttttttgcattgtacatttttaaatgtgctttataaataaatgtgacttgacttaTAAGTCTTTGTTAATTGATTATATTTTTGGTTTTGATTGTTTAATAGACCAAACATCCATATTGGAGATGTCATTTTTTCTCGGGagatttcttaaaaaaaaagttattttttatactATTTTGCCATGTAGCCTCTTGTGACTGTAGAAGTACTTGCCCATTTCAAACCAGGGTAAATATGAACTGTCAGAGTTCACCTTCTTGTTTGTTGAATATTAGAAGTGGAGCATTTCGAAGCTTGCTTTTcaggcacttttttttatcagtttaacCGCCCAGAAATGGGATGATTATCCTCATTATATTTAATTGTCTCGTCCTCCTTTTTAAAGCAGGTGCAGTCGTCCACTTCTCCTCGCCTTAAGCCTGCTATTAAAGAGGTGACCTTGGCTGGAGTTCAGCCCAATCCTGAACACCCAGAGGCCAAGCTTTTGCAGCCACGCTCAATTTGCCCGCGATATAAACACACTGATTTACCTAATGGAGAATATGTATACAATAAGCATGACGAGGATCCGTCCTGGCAGGGGCATTTTGCCCTGCGACTAATCTGGGTGGCTAAATCGTAAGTAACTGTGCTGAACTTGTGTCCTCCAGCCAGCAGAGATCAGAGTTCAGCGTTGTGCCATAATCACTGATCACATCTTGTTATGCTTAGTGGACACTGAAAGATGCTGGAGGCTGTCTCATCAGTTACTTTGTGTCGGGGATTAAGATTTGATTTGAGACAAAGGAAAACAACTCTAGATACTCTCTGCAGCCATTAAAGGCTTAAATTGTGCTcctatttttttcaaattatgaACCTTTAATATCTTTGGATGGGGATTTTGAAGGAATGTGGAGAAACACATCAGCTGTAGTGAAAAAATAACTTATAATAATAAACTATCTATCTGTTTGTCTCCTACGTCTCTTTTCTTCTGCATTGCTTCCCTAGAAACTCTGATGTTAAGGAAGCTATCGTTTGACAAATGGAGAACAAACAGCGAAATATGTGTTTAGTGCGTGTCCCGGCTCGCAGATTAATGACATTAACGAAGTTTCCATTAGCACAGCGATTGGGGGAGACAGAGGCGTCCATGCGTAAATCCACATGACTGAATCACTGataagagaaaatgaaacacatctctatgggccaacaggggccaggaAACGCCACTCCAAATTAGCCTGCGGCCCAATTTGTTGTTACTTCATTAACCGAGAAGCATCTGTAGAGCAGGGGAGGAGAGTTGTGACCCATCTTttctgaacccccccccccccccccccccccccctccaatgCTTCCACATTGACATCAGAAGAGTTTGATGTGGCTGTGGTTTCCAGTTATAATAATCTGAAACATGTCAGAGTGTTAGCATGGAGAGGTGTGTTTTACTCTTCAGATCAGGTATTCATATTTGGACAGAATCCcttcttcagtttgtgttttgtgtccaaactacatttttttatttgaataatattaatgctgatattttctctctgtaaTCAATTGTTTTATCTCGAATTCAATAGTTATGAGATGACCATAAGTTTTCATATCGGTGTCCCTTCCAGAGTTTTCAGCCTCATTGTCCTTGGAGTTTAGAGATTGAGGTCATGAAATGTTGAGCAGTGtgttcctgctttaaaaaacaaaacaaaacaagctttctgataaaaaaaagaaggcagatTTCTATAAAACATTGAGCAGGCTTAGACACAACAGatacataataaaaacagacataatAGAGCTACATAAGAGGGGGCACCAGGACGTGAGGTAGCATGGCGACTTGAGTGTTTTATGGAACCTGGGACAAAtgatttttataaaaaaatgtcaatgcaAAGGTTGGACCTTTGTCCTAAAGGCAGAAGGTGATGATTTAATGGATGACAGGAGTGAATAAATGTCTACTTACACGTTGTCTATACTTGGTTTGTCCCAGCGTACAAGTTGTTGACGCTACTTCAACTCTTTTGTTTGAGCCTAAAAACAAAGCTTGTCTGTTTGTTATATATCATTATATATGGAAAGGGAAGCTCTAAATTGTAGAAAAACTCAGACAGCAGTTAACAAATCCATCCAGGGGCTAAGcagccacacacagtcacaagGTGGATGATCTTTGGTATGTCAGAAACCAACATACTTCTAAGAACATTAAATAATTGAATCACATGTGacgcagaaaaaaaacaaacagattgcGTTATTGGTTGAGCGCTGTAAAGTTTGAACATATCAGGCTGTAGTGGATGAGTGGAGGTTCAGGTGTAGCTGATAGTGTTTCTGCTCTTATCGGCTGATGGAGCTGCTGTCCTGGATGACTCGTTTCTTATCTTCCATGGCTCACTGATATCCACAGGGGACCAGCAACGTTTGGCACcctgaaatccttttttttcccctgcctGCAC
The genomic region above belongs to Labrus bergylta chromosome 21, fLabBer1.1, whole genome shotgun sequence and contains:
- the fbxl15 gene encoding F-box/LRR-repeat protein 15, which gives rise to MEEEATIATCDLLDLPWEDVLVPHILCYLPLQHLVSLQRVSKQFHSLIQLYLANCRTFDLSPIGPSVPKEAFCAMLKDNKVLHSLSLQNCSDWVTDKELLPVVGQNQHLQRVDMSGSAWLTRHSLVAVSLSCMHLQHLGLAHCEWVDSLSLRSLADHCGGLESIDLTACRQLKDDAICYLAKKCLKLRSLSLAVNANITDESVEEVAKNCRGLEQLDLTGCLRVRNQSIRTLAEYCPKLQSLKVNHCHNVTESSLDPLRKRNVVIDVEPPLQRALVLLQDVLGFAPFINLQI
- the gpx9 gene encoding glutathione peroxidase 9, yielding MANKSIYDFSAETLDGRPVPLCSYKGKVLLIINVATFUGSTIEEYHRLNALMEMFGQLNFTVLGFTCNQFGLQSPEVNHETLNILKYVRPGGGFVPKFPVFGKVEVNGLNEEPLFTYLKESLPFVNPVIGDIKKFYWSPIKVNDIRWNFEKFLITADGRPFKRYELHCPVEIVEKDIAGLV